In one Methylocaldum szegediense genomic region, the following are encoded:
- a CDS encoding homoserine dehydrogenase, with protein sequence MKPVNIGLLGLGTVGGGTVKVLKRNADEITRRAGREIHISVVAARDLNRTRICDTAGIRLTTDPYEVVTDPEVDIVVELIGGLDPAKDLVMRALDAGKHVITANKMLIALHGNEIFAKASEKGLMVAFEAAVAGGIPIIKALREGLSGNKVEWLAGIINGTCNFILTEMREKGRDFVDVLKEAQALGYAESDPTFDVEGIDAAHKLTILASIAFGIPLQFDKVWTEGISGVTALDVAYAEALGYRIKLLGIARRVEKGIELRVHPTLIPERRLIANVNGVMNAVLVKGDAVGPTLYYGAGAGAEPTASSVVADIVDVVRTLTSDPENRVPHLAFQPDAISDIPILPIEDIETAYYLRLSAEDKPGVLADVTRILANHNISIEAVIQKEPPNGESHLPVIMLTQKVQERKLNNAIREIEALSAINGPVKRIRLETLG encoded by the coding sequence TTGAAACCCGTAAACATCGGTTTGCTCGGTTTGGGTACGGTTGGGGGCGGTACGGTCAAGGTTCTCAAGCGGAACGCCGACGAAATTACGCGCCGGGCCGGCCGGGAAATCCACATCAGTGTCGTGGCGGCTCGAGACCTCAACCGTACCAGGATTTGCGACACCGCCGGCATCCGATTGACTACGGATCCGTACGAAGTCGTCACCGATCCCGAGGTGGACATCGTCGTGGAACTGATAGGCGGCCTCGACCCGGCGAAAGATCTGGTCATGCGGGCGCTGGACGCCGGGAAGCATGTCATCACCGCCAACAAGATGCTCATCGCGTTGCACGGCAACGAGATCTTCGCCAAGGCCAGCGAAAAGGGTCTGATGGTGGCGTTCGAAGCGGCCGTGGCGGGCGGCATTCCCATCATTAAGGCGTTGCGCGAGGGGCTTTCCGGCAACAAGGTGGAATGGCTGGCGGGCATCATCAACGGTACCTGCAATTTCATTCTCACGGAAATGCGCGAAAAGGGCCGGGATTTCGTGGACGTGCTCAAGGAAGCGCAAGCGCTTGGGTATGCCGAATCCGATCCTACCTTCGACGTAGAGGGTATCGATGCCGCCCATAAGCTGACGATCCTGGCCTCCATTGCCTTCGGTATCCCGTTGCAGTTCGACAAGGTCTGGACCGAAGGCATCAGCGGCGTTACGGCACTCGACGTAGCCTATGCGGAAGCTTTGGGTTATCGAATCAAATTACTCGGCATCGCTCGCCGCGTTGAAAAAGGCATCGAACTGCGCGTGCATCCGACGTTGATTCCCGAGCGGCGGCTGATCGCCAACGTCAATGGCGTCATGAACGCGGTCCTGGTCAAGGGCGATGCAGTGGGGCCAACTTTGTATTACGGCGCGGGAGCCGGTGCTGAGCCCACGGCCTCGTCGGTCGTGGCGGACATCGTCGACGTGGTGCGCACGCTGACCTCGGATCCGGAAAATCGGGTGCCGCATCTGGCCTTCCAGCCCGACGCGATTTCCGATATCCCGATTCTGCCCATCGAGGACATCGAAACGGCCTACTATCTTCGCCTGAGCGCCGAGGACAAGCCCGGCGTTCTGGCTGATGTGACGCGTATTCTGGCCAATCACAATATCAGTATCGAAGCGGTGATCCAGAAAGAGCCGCCGAACGGGGAAAGCCATCTACCCGTCATCATGCTGACGCAGAAAGTCCAGGAGCGAAAGCTGAACAATGCCATCCGCGAGATCGAAGCACTGTCCGCCATCAACGGACCGGTGAAGCGGATCCGGCTGGAGACTCTGGGTTAG
- a CDS encoding Uma2 family endonuclease, with translation MDPKLLTAAELGVRLEIVGGMPLWEAQPLYKHQKAVDRIRATIKPESQAGCAGVHVADVYVAFPDGSLKRTDISIFCREPDEEDEAIRLIPEAVIEVISKGFDYKDLEIGPNFYLAQGVKDVIVCNPYTLVVLHVRRDGAAHHVSPVEVRLECGCSVTV, from the coding sequence ATGGATCCCAAGCTCCTTACCGCGGCCGAACTCGGCGTCCGTCTCGAAATCGTCGGCGGTATGCCATTATGGGAAGCGCAGCCGCTGTATAAACATCAAAAAGCAGTCGATCGCATACGAGCTACGATCAAGCCCGAATCCCAAGCCGGCTGCGCCGGCGTACATGTCGCCGATGTTTACGTCGCTTTTCCCGATGGGTCATTGAAACGAACGGATATCTCCATTTTCTGTCGGGAACCTGACGAGGAAGACGAAGCCATCCGTCTTATTCCTGAAGCCGTGATCGAAGTCATCAGCAAGGGGTTCGATTACAAGGATTTGGAAATCGGCCCGAACTTCTATTTGGCCCAAGGCGTCAAGGACGTCATCGTCTGTAATCCCTACACCTTGGTTGTGCTGCATGTACGCCGGGATGGGGCTGCGCACCATGTTTCGCCGGTCGAAGTTCGGCTGGAATGCGGTTGTTCCGTGACCGTGTAA
- the thrC gene encoding threonine synthase → MSETKRYTGLIEKYRDRLPVTPDTRPVSLCEGNTPLIQLLNIPKLIGKDVDIYVKFEGLNPTGSFKDRGMTMAVTQAVHEGSRAIICASTGNTSAAAAAYAARAGITAFVLIPEGKIAMGKLAQAMIYGAKVIQINGNFDAGMQLVKTIADHAPVTIVNSINPYRIEGQKTAAFEIVDALGRAPDYHCLPVGNAGNITAYWKGYSEYALGTETHAPVTDKRPIMCGYQAAGAAPFITGEFVDHPETVATAIRIGHPQSWEGAWRAQKESGGWFAAFTDEDILAAQKLLAEKEGIFCEPASATSLAGALHDIKSGRIPEGSAIVCTLTGNGLKDPDTAIAQCTTKPVTVDATLDSVKRAILEAM, encoded by the coding sequence ATGTCTGAAACCAAACGCTATACCGGCCTCATCGAAAAATACCGCGACCGCCTGCCGGTCACGCCGGACACTCGGCCCGTCAGTCTGTGCGAGGGCAACACGCCATTAATCCAGTTGCTCAACATCCCGAAGCTGATCGGCAAGGATGTGGATATTTACGTTAAGTTCGAAGGCTTGAACCCGACCGGATCGTTTAAGGACCGCGGCATGACCATGGCCGTGACCCAGGCTGTACACGAGGGCAGCCGAGCTATCATCTGCGCGTCCACCGGCAATACCTCGGCCGCCGCCGCCGCATATGCCGCGCGTGCCGGCATTACCGCTTTCGTATTGATTCCCGAAGGCAAGATCGCCATGGGCAAACTGGCCCAGGCCATGATCTACGGTGCCAAGGTGATCCAGATCAACGGCAATTTCGACGCCGGGATGCAGCTGGTCAAGACAATTGCCGATCACGCGCCGGTAACGATCGTCAACTCGATCAATCCATACCGCATCGAAGGGCAGAAAACCGCCGCATTCGAAATCGTCGACGCTCTTGGCCGTGCGCCGGATTATCACTGCTTGCCGGTCGGTAACGCCGGCAATATCACGGCTTATTGGAAGGGCTACAGCGAATACGCGCTAGGTACCGAAACCCACGCTCCGGTGACCGACAAACGGCCGATCATGTGCGGCTATCAGGCCGCGGGCGCAGCGCCTTTCATCACCGGTGAATTCGTAGATCATCCCGAAACCGTCGCCACCGCCATTCGCATCGGACATCCGCAGTCGTGGGAGGGTGCCTGGCGCGCGCAAAAGGAGTCGGGCGGCTGGTTCGCAGCATTCACCGATGAGGACATCCTGGCGGCGCAGAAACTTCTGGCGGAAAAGGAGGGTATCTTCTGCGAACCCGCCTCGGCTACGTCTCTGGCTGGCGCCCTGCACGACATCAAATCTGGTCGCATTCCGGAAGGCAGCGCCATCGTCTGCACGCTCACCGGCAATGGCCTCAAGGATCCCGACACGGCCATAGCCCAGTGCACGACCAAGCCGGTGACGGTGGACGCGACCTTGGATTCGGTGAAACGGGCGATTTTGGAGGCGATGTAA